A genomic stretch from Pararhizobium sp. IMCC21322 includes:
- a CDS encoding GNAT family N-acetyltransferase: MSIKVRPVAESDKLVWRQMFDEYATFYKTAVPDGGHQTVWDWIFDPAADFWSEVVEDADGKLIGFTQYQLMFRSLGGGKVCYMSDLYVRPGNRGSGAGRALIDHVVGFAKANGIANVRWLTQDFNYDARRLYDSYVSKSDFVLYSIPIETQ, translated from the coding sequence TCTGGCGGCAAATGTTTGATGAATATGCCACTTTCTACAAGACGGCGGTGCCCGATGGCGGCCATCAAACGGTCTGGGACTGGATTTTTGATCCGGCAGCGGACTTCTGGAGTGAAGTTGTTGAAGATGCTGACGGAAAGCTCATCGGTTTCACCCAGTATCAGTTGATGTTCCGCTCTCTTGGTGGTGGCAAGGTTTGCTATATGAGCGATCTCTATGTCCGGCCCGGCAATCGGGGCAGCGGGGCAGGTCGCGCTCTGATTGACCACGTCGTCGGCTTTGCCAAGGCAAACGGGATTGCAAATGTGCGTTGGCTGACCCAGGATTTCAACTATGACGCCCGGCGCCTGTATGACAGCTATGTCAGCAAATCCGATTTTGTCCTTTATTCGATTCCGATTGAGACCCAGTGA
- a CDS encoding VOC family protein: protein MRQLTPFHLAFPVTDLTAAAAFFEDVLGCQRGREADTWIDFDLFGHQLSLHQGRSMMAEGGTGAVDNKSVPMPHFGVVLAWDDWHALTQRLRNANVNFRIEPQMRFEGEPGEQGTFFVDAPGDVALEFKTFRDFERVFAS, encoded by the coding sequence TTGCGACAGCTCACCCCCTTTCATCTGGCCTTTCCGGTCACCGACCTGACAGCCGCTGCGGCCTTCTTTGAGGACGTCCTTGGCTGCCAGCGGGGCCGGGAAGCAGATACGTGGATCGACTTTGATCTGTTCGGGCATCAGCTCTCGCTGCATCAGGGCCGATCCATGATGGCAGAAGGCGGCACAGGCGCGGTCGACAACAAATCCGTGCCCATGCCGCATTTCGGCGTGGTGCTGGCCTGGGATGACTGGCACGCACTGACCCAACGACTGCGCAACGCCAACGTCAACTTTCGCATTGAGCCGCAAATGCGGTTTGAAGGGGAACCGGGTGAACAGGGCACATTTTTTGTCGATGCACCGGGCGATGTGGCGCTGGAATTCAAAACATTTCGGGATTTTGAACGGGTGTTTGCCAGTTAG
- a CDS encoding SDR family oxidoreductase, with product MTKNLFIFGLGYSARVFAQMMHADGWQLIGTTRSEEKAADLAKAGFKPIIYSGSVSDDITTALHEADAVLMSIAPDPDEAEAHPEFGGDPVLRDFADQLKTLPKKPWLGYLSTVGVYGNHDGAWVDETTDCRPVSRRSKARIAAETAWQTMADAAGLTLGIFRLSGIYGPGRNPLEKVARGQGRRINKPGQVFNRIHVNDIASALALAVAQNNGGIFNITDNEPAPPQDVVAFAAKLLDVDVPPLIPFDEADLSPMGRSFYGENKRVSNAKSKAELGLRYSVPDYRTGMNLALKSLRARG from the coding sequence GTGACCAAAAACCTTTTCATCTTCGGGCTTGGTTATTCTGCCCGTGTTTTCGCTCAGATGATGCATGCTGATGGATGGCAGTTGATCGGGACAACCCGCAGCGAAGAGAAAGCTGCGGATCTGGCGAAAGCCGGATTCAAGCCAATCATCTATAGCGGCAGTGTTTCTGATGACATCACAACAGCATTGCACGAGGCTGACGCCGTTTTAATGTCTATCGCGCCCGACCCGGATGAGGCGGAGGCGCACCCCGAATTTGGCGGCGATCCGGTTCTGAGAGATTTTGCGGATCAGTTGAAAACCCTGCCGAAAAAGCCATGGCTTGGCTATCTGTCCACTGTGGGTGTTTATGGCAATCATGATGGTGCATGGGTGGATGAAACCACGGATTGTCGACCTGTCTCCAGACGCTCTAAAGCGCGGATTGCTGCCGAGACAGCCTGGCAGACTATGGCCGATGCAGCGGGCCTGACGCTGGGTATTTTTCGCCTCTCGGGCATTTACGGGCCGGGGCGCAACCCGCTTGAAAAAGTCGCGCGTGGCCAAGGCCGCCGCATCAACAAACCGGGACAGGTTTTCAACCGCATTCATGTCAATGATATTGCCTCAGCGCTGGCGCTGGCCGTAGCGCAGAACAACGGCGGCATCTTCAACATCACCGACAATGAACCGGCCCCACCGCAGGACGTCGTGGCATTTGCCGCCAAGCTGCTGGACGTCGATGTGCCGCCGCTGATTCCGTTTGATGAGGCGGATTTATCGCCTATGGGGCGCTCTTTTTATGGCGAGAACAAGCGCGTTTCCAACGCAAAATCCAAAGCTGAACTGGGTTTGCGCTATAGTGTTCCGGACTATCGCACTGGCATGAATCTGGCTCTGAAATCTCTAAGGGCGCGCGGATGA
- a CDS encoding YiiX/YebB-like N1pC/P60 family cysteine hydrolase: protein MKLPADTLLDRVGRWIAGRLRSESSGYKPYTPSDTNTLEACLRPGDILLVEGNQKISAAIKYLTQSTWSHAALYVGDAVDVQEENGERHRLIEVNLGEGCVTQKLSKYSDFNTRICRPVGLTDEDVEKVVQYMVARIGLKYDLKNIFDMLRYFLPTPPVPVRWRRRMLALGSGDPTRAICSTLIAQAFQKVRYPILPRVELVTDKAVTRDWRGQHMYYTRREILHIRHHSLFAPRDFDLSPYFSIIKPTIERGFDYRTLKWGDTGGTPTK, encoded by the coding sequence ATCAAGCTTCCGGCAGATACGCTGCTGGACAGGGTTGGACGCTGGATCGCCGGCCGGTTGCGCAGCGAGTCCAGCGGCTACAAGCCCTATACGCCTTCAGATACCAATACGCTGGAAGCCTGTTTGCGGCCGGGCGATATTTTGTTGGTCGAGGGCAACCAGAAAATCTCCGCCGCGATCAAATATCTGACCCAGTCCACCTGGTCTCATGCAGCCCTTTACGTGGGGGATGCAGTGGATGTCCAGGAAGAGAACGGGGAACGGCATCGCCTGATCGAAGTCAATCTTGGCGAAGGCTGTGTGACCCAAAAGCTCTCCAAATACAGCGATTTCAACACCCGCATCTGCCGGCCCGTGGGTCTGACGGATGAGGATGTTGAAAAGGTGGTGCAGTATATGGTGGCGCGCATTGGCCTGAAATATGATCTGAAAAACATTTTTGACATGCTGCGCTATTTCCTGCCAACGCCGCCCGTACCCGTGCGCTGGCGTCGCCGTATGCTGGCGCTGGGCTCGGGAGACCCCACCCGTGCCATTTGCTCAACCCTGATCGCGCAGGCTTTCCAGAAAGTGCGATATCCCATTCTGCCACGGGTTGAACTGGTGACTGACAAAGCAGTTACGCGCGATTGGCGCGGTCAACATATGTACTATACCCGCCGGGAAATTCTGCATATCCGCCATCATTCCCTTTTCGCACCACGTGACTTTGATCTGTCGCCCTATTTTTCTATCATCAAGCCAACCATCGAACGCGGCTTTGACTACCGAACCCTGAAATGGGGCGACACGGGCGGCACGCCAACCAAATAA
- a CDS encoding TRAP transporter substrate-binding protein codes for MSNTDAKRKVSRRKFLASGAAATAATATLATPALAQSSGRTWKMATSWPKNAPGVGVNAQRLADKITAMSNGELTVELYAAGELVPPFEVFDAISSGTAQMGHATPYYWQGKDPSFHFFTGVPFGLLAHEHAAWVQFGGGQALWEKAYEPFGVLPFYAGSSGPQAGGWFTKELNSLDDFKGIKMRIAGLGGEVMRRIGVNTVLLPPGEIFPAMQSGAIDAAEWIGPWNDLAFGLYKVAKYYYMPAFHELGPALEMLVNRQEFMDLPDHLQAVVRNASMATSYESLADFTFHNITSYKPLLEKEGVQVKFLPDDVVDALGIEAEVVLQELGESSPLAGDIFKSFTEFRAEANAYSSVSEKRALDMRERVLK; via the coding sequence ATGTCCAACACTGATGCAAAGCGTAAAGTTTCACGCCGCAAATTCCTGGCAAGCGGCGCTGCGGCGACAGCAGCCACAGCAACCCTGGCCACACCGGCTCTGGCACAGAGCTCGGGGCGCACCTGGAAAATGGCAACAAGCTGGCCAAAAAATGCGCCCGGCGTTGGTGTGAATGCGCAAAGACTGGCCGACAAGATTACCGCCATGTCGAATGGCGAATTGACCGTAGAACTCTACGCTGCCGGAGAACTGGTTCCACCCTTTGAGGTGTTCGACGCCATCTCTTCAGGCACCGCGCAAATGGGCCATGCCACGCCATATTACTGGCAGGGCAAGGATCCGTCCTTCCACTTTTTCACCGGTGTTCCCTTTGGTCTGCTGGCGCATGAGCACGCTGCCTGGGTGCAGTTTGGTGGCGGTCAGGCGCTTTGGGAAAAAGCCTATGAGCCTTTTGGCGTGCTGCCATTTTACGCCGGATCGTCCGGCCCTCAGGCGGGCGGCTGGTTCACCAAGGAGTTGAACTCACTGGATGACTTCAAGGGCATCAAAATGCGCATCGCCGGATTGGGCGGCGAAGTGATGCGGCGGATTGGTGTGAACACCGTCCTGCTGCCGCCGGGTGAGATTTTCCCGGCCATGCAGTCCGGCGCAATTGATGCCGCCGAATGGATCGGTCCGTGGAATGATCTGGCCTTTGGTCTCTACAAAGTGGCGAAATACTACTATATGCCAGCCTTCCATGAGCTTGGTCCTGCACTGGAAATGCTGGTGAACCGTCAGGAATTCATGGATTTGCCAGACCATCTGCAAGCCGTTGTGCGCAATGCCTCCATGGCAACGTCCTATGAATCTCTTGCTGATTTCACCTTCCACAACATCACCTCCTACAAACCTTTGCTCGAGAAGGAAGGGGTTCAGGTGAAATTCCTGCCCGATGATGTGGTCGATGCTCTTGGGATTGAAGCCGAAGTTGTGTTGCAGGAACTGGGTGAAAGCAGCCCGTTGGCCGGGGATATCTTCAAATCCTTCACCGAATTCCGGGCCGAAGCGAATGCCTATTCCTCCGTCTCCGAAAAGCGGGCACTTGATATGCGTGAGCGGGTTTTGAAATAG